The Plectropomus leopardus isolate mb chromosome 1, YSFRI_Pleo_2.0, whole genome shotgun sequence sequence acactgtgtgtgtgttagccaGCGCAGGGCTTAGCTAGCTGGGAGctgtcattgctcattgctaCAGCTCTTTTCAGAGCACCATGTGAGGCGAGACAACCCACAGTCACTGCCAACTACTCACTCACCACTGGAATATGTGGTGCAGAATATTACTTGTTGTCTCAGTCAAAACTTCTGAATGAATCAACACTCATGAAAGCCATGGTGGTAGAATATAGAATGAAAGCATTCAGGCGTTATTCTGAGATGGTTACCTCATTGCTAGCCTCATATTCACACCAAATACACTGACATTAAGCTGaattcatctgtttttactctgttttatgtttgtcttCCTTTCGTAACAGCAAAAACAGGATAACAGTGGAGCTCATTTTTGATTAGTTATATATAGGCTACTGTAGAGTTCATTTCTAGATTTAATCCCTGAAACTTGGAGccatatcacttttcttgtgctccgTTCAGAGaactttaacaagtatttaaacttttaacctCTTGGTAAGCTTATTGGTGCAGTTCTTCCAGAAAGATGGGgtaaaaggtaatgagcaacttggtgagaaatgttccacaaatttcaagaaatttgttgatttaaaatatatatatttttaaaaaagcgagagcaaaatgtctaaattattctaattacatatttagattTATGTTAGAGTTATTATAAttcttaaagcacttttttcaagtcgtcgtgtcttttttttgactctaactttttttgttttgtattttgttttttgtttctttcttttacttatttccaggtaattttcttgtaccttttacgAGATTCTTTTAgatttttgggtcttttcttctttcgttgctcactgccttcttcccacgcttttgaaagaaatcaagtaaatttgctgatgtttcaaagggttaactgtgacAGTGCCATTGCAGCCATTTTCCCATTAAATATCATAGTCAGAATTACAGCTAGGATTGTGACGTTACAGTCTGTACAGTATGAAGCTTTAGAAGGATGAGGGAAACTGAACAACATTGATGTCCAGTGTTGCTAAATAAAATCAAGCTAGCATCAGCATTTTTTCCCTTGgatgtaaaaagaaaactggatacagcgttggagGCAGGACTCTATTCTTTCCTCTGAAAGTTGCTCAGGCCGCTTGGCTTCAAAGTCGGGGGCACTTCCAGGAGGGGTGGCTTTTCCACCAAGAATGCAGGCCTCTGGGAAGTGCATAGGGCTTTGAGTACAATTGTTGTAGTGGCAACACAGTGCATTTACACCATCACACGATGCCCTGCAGCTCAAGAGACATTGTCCCAAGCCTCCCTGCTCCGTAAATGCTGAAGTTTGTTTAACCATTTGCACAGAACTCACCTGTTATTTGCTCTCCTGTGACTTCACTGATGCTGCATCATCCACCGTGGAAATATCATGCCTGGTTTTCCTGGCAATGGATTATGACATAACACATGAATCGCCTTCTCCTGGCTGTACCATGAATTTGATGAGTAATGGGGATTTAGCTGCGTAATCCTGACATCAGTTACCTAACCATTTCTACTTTTCCCTCTCCCTGTTTGCTTTATCTGTCTATTCATTTGTTGTCATGTCCGCCTTCGTGTcggtgtgtgcatttgtttgtcGGTCATGTCTGCATTTCTGCATCATGTGTTTCTACTGTGGGCGTGTGTCTGGCCtttgtgcatgcttgtgtgtctgcgtgtgtgtttgtgcgtgttgCTTTTTGCGTCCGCTATCTCTCCAGGTGAGCTCACCCCTCCACGCGAGCATAGCTGTCTGAGCGACGAGGACAAGGTGCAGGGCGGGGGAGCGCAGACCAAAGACCGCGGGACTTCCACTGACGCTCCCTGCAGACACAGCCACACCTCTGGACACTCGCACAGTTCATCTACAACGGCTGGGACTCGCTCCAAGCTTCAGGAGAAGCCGCCGGCGCCACCACCACCTCAGAACTACACACCAGCTCCTCTATACCCGGGGGGGAAGGCGGATGGAGGCGGAAACCACCGGGAGAGGATCCGCTACCACACGGATGTTCATCTAGAGCCCACCGAGGAGATCTATCTAACTCCTGTGCAGCGCTCTGCCGACCCCCTAGACCCACCCAACGCTCAGGACCGGCCTTTCCTCTCGCAGCAGACTGAGCAGGGCCGCATGTCCATCAGCTCCGACACAGAGGGCCCGCCTCCTTACCAGCCTCTTCCAGACCGGACAAACCCATCCATCTATGAGGAGGACGAGGTCTATGTCCCCCCACCGTCTTATGCTTCCTGTGTAGAGTCCCTCATCACGCCGCCCCGCATGGCCCGCTCATCCCTCACACTAGACCTCAGCCAGAAGGGGGCAGGAACGGGGGCGGGGGTCATGCTGAGACCAGGATCATCGGTGGAGTACGTGGACGCCACAGATGACAGCTACTGTGGGGAGGATGAGGATGTGGACAGGATAATAATGGACGGAAGGATGAGGAAGGGGGGAGGAAAGGGGGATGGCGGTGGCAGCAAAGCCCCGGTAAGAACTTCCATGAGCTCGGAGGCCAGCGGCCTTTCGTATGACTCGGTCAAATACACACTGGTGGTGGATGAGCACGCTCAGCTAGAGCTGGTCAGTCTCCGGCAGTGTTACCAAGGCTACAGCGACGACAGCGACTCAGCCACCGTCTATGACAACTGTGTCTCTTCTCCCTACGAGTCGGCCATCGGGGAGGAGTacgaggaggaggatgaggaggatgaggacGGCATTCAGATAGGAGGAGTGAGGAGAGAGGCCACAGCTTGTCTGTCTGAGGACTCCACTCCGGAGGTCGATCTGCACTTCTCCAAGAAGTTCCTCAACGTCTTCATGAACGGACGCTCTCGCTCCTCCAGTAAGTAGTATTGCCATTATAGaagtgaattttctttttttttctttttttttttttgcattttaagaaatCATTTACATAGTAATACTTATTAaagtaatattaatattgactataaatatttaaaaaatgataatctaaaaataaagaaagtaaaacgtaataatctaaataataataataataataaatacgtATTTTAAGTCATCTTGCATACATAAATGGCATGTGACATGTCAATAATGGACAAATATTAGTGTAAAAACCATGATACCCATAACAGCCACATTACCAAGTCAAACATGccataaaacaacattatgtGTAAGAGGTTAATAttacacaaatttaaaattcatttgtttttcctcactttCTTCTAAGTGATTTTTGCTTCAGATTTTTGCTATTTGGTATTTCATAGTTGTTAGTGATAAATTTGAAACTAAATAACACAGTTGTTAATAGATTATCTAAATGTGTGCAGGTtcaagacaataaaaaacagtctAAATAATGAGAGTGGGTTGTGGTTGGGCTTGGTTTTTGTTCTGTGACTATACAGGATGCAAAGGCATGCAAACTAAGACAGGTGTTTGCATATGAGGCAGCCTCACAATGCTTACATGATATAACATCTATTTTTAAAGGGCACCTGTTATGCTTCTCCCTGTTTTGTATTATATGTGTCATATCACAATGACGGATCTTTATATTAAAAGATCCGTCTAAAGTTTCACATATTTAGctaaatgtatgtaaaagtaatctcTGTGAGCAAAAGCCTCATGCTTCAGGCTGTTCTgaatactgttttttgtttttttctccactttggCTTTGAGCTGATGATTTccttatatggtcatctgctccagggaTGCTACTGCAAGTGCTTACGTTACATAAGCTACaaagctacatgtagctacatgctaacgtcagGACACATAAATTTGGTCGtagatgttgttaatttctctctgaatttggatcatattcctaCAGGAACATACTAGTTTGTGAAATTTTTGGttaagaagcttttattgggaatttttctttgtcaaaaaaatgctacTATACTCTTTAAGTCATTCCCTAGCTGTAGCTACACTGCTATATGCAGCTACATGCTAACACTAAGGGAACATGTCACTTtggttgttgctgtttttgaatAAGTCTGACTTTGGATCATAGtcctgctgaaatgtgttttgaagtgtttattGGCGATTTTTCATGGTAGAAAATCTTCCATCACAGTCATTTCTTGGCTGCAATGAGGGGGCAAAGGTGCAGAGGAGCAAAAGACACTAAAATGCtgtccaatcagagcagactgggatTTTTCGAGGGGGCGTCGTAAAGGGATGAATGCATGAATATTCATGTTCCGGTAGAAACCCAAAAAGAAGtggaaaagaaaattagcataataggTCATCTTTAACACTGATATTTTCTTCTTGACCCATTTATTAGATAGCTAAAAATAACATTCCTGCTTCCTCTTTTTccacatcattttaaatttgtatgttttttaatacaaGACATTCAGTCCCCCACAGAACTGtgtgttaaacaaaaaggaggCAGGAAGGTACAGCAGGCTGTTATTCTGTGTAATTCCCTTTTAAACTCAGAGGAACACAGTGGTGAATGCTGTCAGGCTGAATTGGCAGTGTGGTGGGAAAGGCTTAAAGCGATGTGGCTGATGAAGCAAAGTCACAGAGATATTCAGGAGCTGGAATATTCTCACACAGCACAGATCATCATCGTCCACATCACATGTAACCCTGGACATTGCCACTGACTGTTTGCACTGTGTTAGATTTAACTTCATCTTGTAGAATCACATTTGAAACTGGCTGGGGAATATTGTTTGCAAATTTTGTTTCATCATACCAGCAGCTTGAAGATAAACCCATAAAATCATGCTAATTTAGGCCACAATACCCAGAACAGCTTGCAAGTGTTATAAATGAAAGCTGCAATTTTTGCTGCCTTGTTGATGTCGTTATCAGCGCTCTGACAGCAGCACGTTCAGGGCTGAAACCCAGCTGGACGTCGAAGGCCTGCAGGGTGGAGGGACAACTGAGCCAAAAGCAGCTTGCAGTTTTGTGGATttgtccctctctccctctctgttttcccGACCAGTCACACCTTCAAAAACAAGTTAGTTAAGTCTTGTTCCAGGCACTTAAACAGAGAAGGTTTTTGGAAAGACTGAGAATGAAAAGACGCAATAAGACGGTCCTGTAGTTTTATTAGACTGGATTTTGTCACCATTATGTGTATTTTGACTGCTTTAAATTGCAATCGTGAAGATTTTCAGACCACATGTTGTCGGAGgacattgttgatttttttttttagtgttctgcattaaaatgtgacCCTATAGgattcacaaaataaaagcaactcAAGGTGTATTTGCTTCCAGTGTTTGATAAAGTCTTTTTGCAGCGGGTACAGCTGTGTTATTAAAGgaggacctattatgctcattttcaagaTCATACTTGCTTTAATAGAACcgaaaatatgttttcatgcttttgcggtcaaaaatgatcaaaacttCGGCGCTAGAAGAGATGCTCTCTTCTAGCGCCTATTTCTTAAAGTCCCCCTCCCGAAATGGGCccgtctgctctgattggtcagcatttccaGGTCTTCCACATCTCAGCAGATCGGCCTAAACTAAGCCTCgccttttttctgcatttttacacagaaccaaacaatggcagcatcgttctgctccagtgtgtgatacACTACATCAGGGTTAGACAGATTATTAGCCTGGGTGATTATTGttgccaatatttggcattttactgattatctgtatcaacattttatattaatgattgccgataaaattaattaattaaaaagtgcaacaaaagagtcagcatgagaggaacttttactttgagaACCTCCGGGAGCTATTTTCATGTAttcactgctttttaaaatttgcttatatccttgctgtatatgatataGAACACTTCAGTTCTGATTgaacatttgctgaaggcatGCCGTGATCAGAGGACATATAATATATGCAGCAgcagggctttaaaaaaaaacaaaggtcaaaatgtcaatcacaatcatttaccttttctgttttcccagtttgctgGTATTGTTCTTCTCCTTTGTCTTAGCCGCTACActaaaagctgctttttaaatctcccgcagAGagtcacacaaataaacactttttaaaaacgtCCCACCCATGTGTAGGATTTGCCTTCACTGGGTTGATTCTCACCTTGGgaaaacaggaagaagtatCACCAGCGAGTCATGCATTGACCCACATCTCGGTGTTTCTGTGGGTGTGAGGCAGCCAGCAGTAATGGGCAGGAGGAAGGATTCATATGAAAGAAACAGAGATCCGTCTATAATGTATGTGTGGTCATTTCCTTTAATAGTCCCCACTGTCCTCTTGGATACCGTCCATGTGTTACGCAGACTAATTAGAAACACCACAGCGATTTATCTGAGCAATGCAGGACAGGGATGTCTCAGGGGAGTGTAGGTAGAAAAACACAATGCTCATCTGTTTCTCGCCTAATTAAAGTGTGATTCATGGGTcctaaaaaatgcatgtgtgctTAAAAGTAAACACAGTGTGCCCTTATTGTGTTGTCATTTTGGATACGATGGACTTTTGTCgaaatctgtctgtctttttttttttttttgccagcaaAATACAGGCTGGCACAGTCTGTTATTGCATCGTGTCATTTTTCCACCTtatctcttttcctcttcttttgttttcaagGTGCAGAGTCCTTTGGTTTATATTCTTGCATCATAAATGGAGAGGAAAGGGATCAGAGCCACAGAGCCGTCTACAGGTAAGGAAGAActgcatcatcatcaccttTACTAACATCATCATCCAAACTTAATTTTGTACCTTGActgaaaacagcagttttagtcattattcttattaaatgtaatttaatgtaatatgtAACACAAGGAGTCCTGGGATAAAATCTGTTGGCCCAGGCCCAAATatacaatacatgtttttgtgacagATTTTACAACATGCTATATGATGATagttttattacttattttttagacatactatactgtgaattttccatgattttttttcgtacacaatgatgtttttattaatctTCGACATGCttacttttttcaacaaactacaccatgattttaatgatttttttatgatgtacCATACTATCTTGTtatgaaatatacatttttatgactgtttttcaacatacttttgACAtacttttctgtgatttttggtAAAACTTTATGGCATACTCTACTATGAtgtttaatgacatatttttcagAGGTACTttactataatgtttttaagaTAACGTTTCAAAACggcatattttgatttttttattacattattttagaCATCCATATCTGTGACAtactttactgtgttttttaacttctttttcaGCTTGcttttacattacttttatGATGAAAGTTTTCagacattctatgctatggtgcttGTATGACAACTTTTGacaaagtatgacttttttggtatggcatgacatttttatactattttggacgacatgctgtagcatgacatttttatgctattttggacgacatgctatagtatgacagtCAAGGAGCCACAGCTCTCCTCATTAAGCGTCTGTGTCTCCCTGTTACACAGACAATCTAAATAATCAAATGCCACCTCAGTCCTGCAAGAGTGGCTTATTAGAGAGGTAAgatgtctttttcctttttctgagTGATGGATACCCAGCAGTGTTTACATTCAAGGTTGACAAAACCAGAAGATAGACCCCCTACCACTCGGGCTGAGGGTGCATCTCTAGTCTGTCCCCTCCAGGGTGTATCTGGTAGAACTTGTGGTGCTACCCTCGcttgttttttgtgagttttattcaTTCATGGTCAAAACTAGGCAgcaaacagaaagtttgcttttgTCCAACAACCtgtgtcattgttttattttgtcttttggcCACTCACCAGATTCTAACAGGAATGAAAAGTGAACATCCAAGGATGGtagaaaaagattaaaactgCTTGAGGCAGGTTTTATTCAAACTTAGAAATGCCAAAAGCATCAGTTACCTCACTCCATTTTAGAGGAGCTACATATacacaacagcataaaatagtgtgccaaacagcataaaatagtgtgccaagacacgccataacaaagaatcttgcaaaaatgaccaaaacagtcATAAttatggatgttgaaaaaatgaccaaaaaggcaaggctatagtatggaaaaaNNNNNNNNNNNNNNNNNNNNNNNNNNNNNNNNNNNNNNNNNNNNNNNNNNNNNNNNNNNNNNNNNNNNNNNNNNNNNNNNNNNNNNNNNNNNNNNNNNNNNNNNNNNNNNNNNNNNNNNNNNNNNNNNNNNNNNNNNNNNNNNNNNNNNNNNNNNNNNNNNNNNNNNNNNNNNNNNNNNNNNNNNNNNNNNNNNNNNNNNNNNNNNNNNNNNNNNNNNNNNNNNNNNNNNNNNNNNNNNNNNNNNNNNNNNNNNNNNNNNNNNNNNNNNNNNNNNNNNNNNNNNNNNNNNNNNNNNNNNNNNNNNNNNNNNNNNNNNNNNNNNNNNNNNNNNNNNNNNNNNNNNNNNNNNNNNNNNNNNNNNNNNNNNNNNNNNNNNNNNNNNNNNNNNNNNNNNNNNNNNNNNNNNNNNNNNNNNNNNNNNNNNNNNNNNNNNNNNNNNNNNNNNNNNNNNNNNNNNNNNNNNNNNNNNNNNNNNNNNNNNNNNNNNNNNNNNNNNNNNNNNNNNNNNNNNNNNNNNNNNNNNNNNNNNNNNNNNNNNNNNNNNNNNNNNNNNNNNNNNNNNNNNNNNNNNNNNNNNNNNNNNNNNNNNNNNNNNNNNNNNNNNNNNNNNNNNNNNNNNNNNNNNNNNNNNNNNNNNNNNNNNNNNNNNNNNNNNNNNNNNNNNNNNNNNNNNNNNNNNNNNNNNNNNNNNNNNNNNNNNNNNNNNNNNNNNNNNNNNNNNNNNNNNNNNNNNNNNNNNNNNNNNNNNNNNNNNNNNNNNNNNNNNNNNNNNNNNNNNNNNNNNNNNNNNNNNNNNNNNNNNNNNNNNNNNNNNNNNNNNNNNNNNNNNNNNNNNNNNNNNNNNNNNNNNNNNNNNNNNNNNNNNNNNNNNNNNNNNNNNNNNNNNNNNNNNNNNNNNNNNNNNNNNNNNNNNNNNNNNNNNNNNNNNNNNNNNNNNNNNNNNNNNNNNNNNNNNNNNNNNNNNNNNNNNNNNNNNNNNNNNNNNNNNNNNNNNNNNNNNNNNNNNNNNNNNNNNNNNNNNNNNNNNNNNNNNNNNNNNNNNNNNNNNNNNNNNNNNNNNNNNNNNNNNNNNNNNNNNNNNNNNNNNNNNNNNNNNNNNNNNNNNNNNNNNNNNNNNNNNNNNNNNNNNNNNNNNNNNNNNNNNNNNNNNNNNNNNNNNNNNNNNNNNNNNNNNNNNNNNNNNNNNNNNNNNNNNNNNNNNNNNNNNNNNNNNNNNNNNNNNNNNNNNNNNNNNNNNNNNNNNNNNNNNNNNNNNNNNNNNNNNNNNNNNNNNNNNNNNNNNNNNNNNNNNNNNNNNNNNNNNNNNNNNNNNNNNNNNNNNNNNNNNNNNNNNNNNNNNNNNNNNNNNNNNNNNNNNNNNNNNNNNNNNNNNNNNNNNNNNNNNNNNNNNNNNNNNNNNNNNNNNNNNNNNNNNNNNNNNNNNNNNNNNNNNNNNNNNNNNNNNNNNNNNNNNNNNNNNNNNNNNNNNNNNNNNNNNNNNNNNNNNNNNNNNNNNNNNNNNNNNNNNNNNNNNNNNNNNNNNNNNNNNNNNNNNNNNNNNNNNNNNNNNNNNNNNNNNNNNNNNNNNNNNNNNNNNNNNNNNNNNNNNNNNNNNNNNNNNNNNNNNNNNNNNNNNNNNNNNNNNNNNNNNNNNNNNNNNNNNNNNNNNNNNNNNNNNNNNNNNNNNNNNNNNNNNNNNNNNNNNNNNNNNNNNNNNNNNNNNNNNNNNNNNNNNNNNNNNNNNNNNNNNNNNNNNNNNNNNNNNNNNNNNNNNNNNNNNNNNNNNNNNNNNNNNNNNNNNNNNNNNNNNNNNNNNNNNNNNNNNNNNNNNNNNNNNNNNNNNNNNNNNNNNNNNNNNNNNNNNNNNNNNNNNNNNNNNNNNNNNNNNNNNNNNNNNNNNNNNNNNNNNNNNNNNNNNNNNNNNNNNNNNNNNNNNNNNNNNNNNNNNNNNNNNNNNNNNNNNNNNNNNNNNNNNNNNNNNNNNNNNNNNNNNNNNNNNNNNNNNNNNNNNNNNNNNNNNNNNNNNNNNNNNNNNNNNNNNNNNNNNNNNNNNNNNNNNNNNNNNNNNNNNNNNNNNNNNNN is a genomic window containing:
- the mapk8ip1b gene encoding C-Jun-amino-terminal kinase-interacting protein 1, which encodes MADREKRKTSPPSGRNIQVNSPASFRLTHDISLDEFEDDDLSEITEITDECGMSLNCNGPDIKGHVRRGTNSMSGRAELGAVGQLQAEMLHLELIDGADGYRGDKESSKASAIAPLPVTKDPAAPVTMDTYRPKRPTTLNLFPIVPRTQDTLNNNSLGKKYSWQEKVSGSSSPLKTGELTPPREHSCLSDEDKVQGGGAQTKDRGTSTDAPCRHSHTSGHSHSSSTTAGTRSKLQEKPPAPPPPQNYTPAPLYPGGKADGGGNHRERIRYHTDVHLEPTEEIYLTPVQRSADPLDPPNAQDRPFLSQQTEQGRMSISSDTEGPPPYQPLPDRTNPSIYEEDEVYVPPPSYASCVESLITPPRMARSSLTLDLSQKGAGTGAGVMLRPGSSVEYVDATDDSYCGEDEDVDRIIMDGRMRKGGGKGDGGGSKAPVRTSMSSEASGLSYDSVKYTLVVDEHAQLELVSLRQCYQGYSDDSDSATVYDNCVSSPYESAIGEEYEEEDEEDEDGIQIGGVRREATACLSEDSTPEVDLHFSKKFLNVFMNGRSRSSSAESFGLYSCIINGEERDQSHRAVYRFVPRHDDELELEVDDPLLVEVQSEDYWYEGYNMRTGARGIFPAYYAIEVTKDTESYKVKSSEWMDRYRLKFLGSVQVPFHKGNDVLCAAMQKIATNRRMTVKYNPPSSCILEISVKGIKLAVQEDYYACDRSNECSHFFQLKNVSFCGYHPKNSKYFGFITKHPADQRFACHVFVSEDSTKPLAESVGKAFQLYYKEFVEFSCPTEDIYLE